A single Ochrobactrum sp. BTU1 DNA region contains:
- a CDS encoding bifunctional rhamnulose-1-phosphate aldolase/short-chain dehydrogenase codes for MVAQSRLLDNRWDDAKAATLDEPGKLLYRSNLLGSDKRITNYGGGNTSAKVQEIDPLTGEQVPVLWVKGSGGDVGTIKLDGFATLYQDKLDALKGIYKGVEDEDRMVGFLPHCTFNLNPRAASIDTPLHGFVPFTHVDHMHPDAIIAIAASINSRELTAEVFGDEIGWLPWRRPGFQLGLDLESFVKSNPNAKGVVLESHGLFTWANDAKDCYELTLAIINKAIEWLDKKGEGKAAFGGSVTQSLDVSERRAIAARLMPEIRGLIGKEERKLGHFDDQDAVLQFVNSKELEPLARLGTSCPDHFLRTKIRPLVVDFDPAKPDVDGVVAGLEASLDAYRADYTRYYESCKHDNSPKMRDPNPVIFLIPGVGMLSFARDKATARIAGEFYVNAINVMRGASSVSEYQGLPEQEAFDIEYWLLEEAKLQRMPKPKSLAGRIALITGGAGGIGYATAERLAGEGACVVLADIDAESLKTAHTNLAKCFGSDQVRSVELNVTNEGAVIDAFTEASVELGGIDILVSNAGIASSASVENTELSMWNRNIDILATGYFLVSREAFRLFRRQKLGGNVVFVASKNGLAASPGASAYCTAKAAEIHLARCLALEGAEAGIRVNVVNPDAVLRGSKIWDGEWREQRAASSKIDVTELEEHYRKRSLLKLNVLPEDIAEAIYFLSSDASAKSTGNIINVDAGNQQSFPR; via the coding sequence ATGGTGGCCCAAAGCAGGCTCTTGGATAATCGCTGGGATGACGCCAAAGCGGCAACGTTGGATGAGCCAGGCAAGCTGCTTTATCGTTCAAACCTGCTCGGTTCCGATAAGCGCATCACCAATTATGGTGGCGGGAATACATCGGCAAAAGTTCAGGAAATCGATCCGCTGACCGGCGAACAGGTTCCAGTGCTCTGGGTCAAGGGCTCGGGCGGCGATGTCGGCACCATTAAGCTCGACGGCTTTGCTACGCTTTATCAGGACAAGCTCGACGCGCTGAAAGGCATCTATAAGGGCGTTGAAGACGAAGACCGTATGGTCGGATTCCTTCCGCACTGCACATTCAATCTCAATCCCCGTGCCGCTTCCATCGATACGCCGTTGCATGGTTTTGTGCCATTCACCCATGTTGATCACATGCATCCTGATGCGATCATTGCAATTGCCGCATCAATCAACTCACGCGAGCTGACTGCCGAGGTATTTGGCGATGAAATTGGCTGGCTGCCATGGCGTCGTCCGGGCTTCCAGCTGGGTCTCGACCTCGAATCCTTTGTGAAGTCAAACCCGAACGCAAAGGGCGTAGTCCTTGAAAGTCATGGTCTTTTTACCTGGGCCAATGACGCTAAAGACTGCTATGAGCTGACGCTTGCCATTATTAACAAGGCTATCGAATGGCTTGATAAGAAGGGTGAAGGCAAGGCCGCTTTTGGCGGTTCCGTGACCCAAAGCCTGGATGTTTCGGAACGCCGTGCAATTGCTGCGCGTCTCATGCCGGAGATACGCGGGTTGATCGGAAAGGAAGAGCGCAAGCTTGGCCATTTCGATGATCAGGATGCGGTTCTGCAATTTGTAAACTCGAAAGAACTGGAGCCACTCGCACGCCTTGGCACATCCTGCCCGGATCACTTCTTGCGCACGAAAATTCGCCCGCTTGTGGTCGATTTCGATCCCGCGAAGCCGGATGTGGATGGTGTCGTTGCTGGCCTTGAAGCTTCACTCGACGCCTATCGCGCTGATTACACGCGCTATTATGAGAGCTGCAAGCATGACAATTCGCCGAAAATGCGGGATCCTAATCCGGTCATTTTCCTGATCCCCGGTGTAGGCATGTTGTCTTTCGCGCGCGACAAGGCGACAGCACGTATTGCCGGCGAGTTCTACGTTAACGCGATCAATGTCATGCGCGGCGCATCATCCGTATCTGAATATCAGGGGCTGCCTGAACAGGAAGCGTTCGATATTGAATATTGGCTGCTTGAAGAAGCCAAACTCCAGCGTATGCCGAAACCTAAAAGCCTAGCCGGGCGCATTGCGTTGATTACCGGCGGTGCAGGTGGAATTGGCTATGCTACCGCTGAACGTCTGGCAGGTGAGGGCGCTTGCGTGGTTCTGGCAGATATCGACGCAGAATCGCTCAAAACCGCTCACACAAATCTTGCCAAGTGTTTTGGCTCCGATCAGGTTCGTAGCGTCGAGCTGAACGTCACCAATGAGGGGGCCGTCATCGACGCTTTCACAGAGGCAAGTGTTGAACTGGGCGGCATCGATATACTGGTTTCAAATGCTGGTATTGCATCGTCTGCTTCGGTCGAAAATACCGAGCTTTCGATGTGGAACCGCAATATCGACATACTTGCTACAGGATATTTTCTTGTTTCTCGTGAGGCATTCCGGCTTTTCCGGCGTCAAAAACTTGGCGGAAACGTGGTTTTCGTCGCTTCCAAGAATGGGCTCGCCGCTTCGCCGGGCGCATCCGCCTATTGCACGGCAAAGGCTGCGGAAATCCATCTGGCGCGTTGTCTTGCCCTTGAAGGTGCCGAAGCTGGTATTCGTGTGAACGTGGTCAACCCGGATGCTGTGCTGCGCGGTTCGAAAATCTGGGACGGCGAATGGCGGGAACAGCGTGCAGCGTCATCGAAAATTGATGTGACGGAACTGGAAGAACATTATCGCAAGCGCTCGCTGCTCAAGCTCAATGTACTGCCGGAAGATATTGCTGAAGCGATCTACTTCCTTTCAAGCGATGCATCGGCCAAGTCCACCGGCAACATCATCAATGTGGACGCCGGAAACCAGCAGAGCTTCCCGCGCTAA
- a CDS encoding DeoR/GlpR family DNA-binding transcription regulator has translation MHERERHRIILSAVQEKPVITIQDLVELTEASEATLRRDIASLHMQGRIKRVRGGAEAIHPPQFGSLAGRPFKVSESENTDRKRAIAREAVSLCEEGDSIIINGGSTTFQMVHYLAARRLQVLTNSFAIAEHLLRQSKSTVIVPGGAIYRDQSLILSPFDNDVIRNFYGRRMFMGCQGVSPLGVMEADALIIQSEQKLMGQADEIVLMVDSSKFTRRSSLILCPLDRVSTLITDEGISDDARRMVENAGIKLIVAQVSANAGKGDERGEATEVA, from the coding sequence ATGCACGAAAGAGAGCGCCACCGTATTATCCTGAGTGCTGTTCAGGAAAAGCCGGTGATCACCATTCAGGATCTGGTGGAATTGACGGAGGCGTCGGAAGCGACCCTTCGGCGCGACATTGCATCGCTTCACATGCAGGGCCGTATCAAGCGGGTTCGCGGCGGCGCGGAGGCTATCCATCCCCCGCAGTTCGGCAGCCTTGCAGGCCGACCTTTCAAGGTTTCGGAATCTGAAAACACGGATCGCAAGCGCGCGATTGCTCGCGAAGCTGTTTCGCTTTGCGAAGAAGGCGACAGCATCATCATCAACGGTGGTTCTACGACTTTCCAGATGGTGCATTATCTCGCGGCGCGTCGTCTGCAGGTGCTAACCAATTCCTTTGCCATCGCTGAACACCTTTTGCGCCAGTCAAAAAGCACGGTCATTGTGCCGGGAGGCGCGATCTATCGTGATCAGAGCCTTATTCTGTCGCCATTCGATAATGATGTGATCCGTAACTTCTACGGACGCCGCATGTTCATGGGCTGTCAGGGTGTCAGCCCTCTCGGCGTGATGGAAGCTGACGCCCTGATTATCCAGAGCGAGCAGAAACTCATGGGCCAGGCGGACGAAATTGTCCTGATGGTCGATTCATCGAAATTCACACGTCGCTCAAGCCTTATCCTCTGCCCTCTTGATCGGGTCAGCACGCTGATCACCGATGAAGGCATTTCGGATGATGCGCGGCGAATGGTGGAGAATGCGGGCATCAAGCTCATCGTAGCGCAGGTCTCTGCAAATGCTGGGAAGGGTGACGAACGGGGGGAAGCCACAGAAGTTGCCTAA
- the rhaI gene encoding L-rhamnose catabolism isomerase, whose amino-acid sequence MSEQRIAADFIAEHNSGFENAQKSDYQALGEQLARRGIVIENITEKVAKYFVAVPSWGTGTGGTRFGRFPGRGEPRGIFDKLDDCSVINELSRATPNVSLHIPWDKADPKKLKAHAKALGLGFDAMNSNTFSDSADQQHSYKYGSLTHVDPAVRAQAIEHNIECIEIGNAIGSKALTVWLSDGSNFPGQQNFTRSFERYLHSMGEIYKALPDDWRLFSEHKMYEPAFYSTVVQDWGTNYLIASTLGPKAQCLVDLGHHAPNTNIEMIVARLIQFGKLGGFHFNDSKYGDDDLDAGSIDPYRLFLVFNELVDADYRGVKGFHPEHMIDQSHNVTDPIESLISSANEIRRAYAQALLVDREALETYQQENDALMASDTLKRAYRTDVEPILAEARRRTGGAIEPIAAYRASGYREKVAKERPESKSDGGAFN is encoded by the coding sequence ATGTCCGAACAACGTATTGCAGCCGATTTCATCGCTGAGCACAATTCCGGCTTTGAGAATGCACAAAAGAGCGACTATCAGGCTCTTGGCGAACAGCTTGCCCGGCGCGGCATTGTAATTGAAAACATCACTGAGAAAGTTGCAAAATATTTTGTCGCTGTTCCCTCGTGGGGGACAGGAACGGGTGGTACACGCTTTGGCCGTTTCCCTGGTCGCGGTGAGCCGCGCGGGATTTTCGACAAACTTGACGACTGTTCGGTCATCAACGAACTCTCACGCGCAACGCCAAATGTTTCGCTGCACATTCCGTGGGATAAGGCTGACCCGAAAAAACTGAAAGCCCATGCGAAAGCACTCGGGCTTGGTTTTGACGCGATGAATTCCAACACGTTCTCGGATTCGGCTGATCAGCAGCATTCCTATAAATATGGCTCGCTTACCCATGTCGATCCGGCCGTGCGCGCTCAGGCTATTGAACATAATATTGAGTGCATCGAGATCGGAAATGCCATTGGCTCCAAAGCTCTGACAGTCTGGCTCAGCGATGGTTCAAACTTCCCCGGCCAGCAGAATTTCACTCGTTCATTCGAGCGTTATCTGCATTCGATGGGTGAAATCTATAAAGCGCTTCCGGATGACTGGCGGCTGTTCTCTGAACACAAAATGTATGAGCCAGCCTTCTATTCGACAGTCGTTCAGGATTGGGGCACGAATTACCTTATAGCCTCGACGCTTGGTCCAAAGGCACAATGTCTGGTCGATCTTGGCCACCATGCACCAAACACCAATATTGAAATGATCGTGGCGCGGTTGATCCAGTTCGGAAAGCTCGGTGGCTTCCATTTCAATGACAGCAAATATGGCGACGACGATCTCGATGCGGGATCGATTGATCCATACCGTCTGTTCCTCGTGTTCAACGAGCTCGTTGATGCAGACTATCGCGGTGTAAAGGGTTTCCATCCTGAACATATGATCGATCAGTCGCACAATGTGACCGACCCGATTGAAAGCCTGATTTCATCTGCTAATGAAATCCGCCGCGCTTATGCGCAGGCTTTGTTGGTGGATCGGGAAGCGCTGGAAACCTATCAGCAGGAAAACGATGCCCTGATGGCATCCGATACGTTGAAGCGCGCTTATCGTACCGACGTTGAGCCAATTCTGGCAGAAGCGCGTCGTCGTACCGGCGGAGCAATCGAGCCGATTGCAGCTTACCGCGCCAGCGGCTATCGTGAGAAGGTTGCGAAAGAACGACCTGAAAGCAAAAGCGACGGCGGTGCGTTCAACTAG
- the alkB gene encoding DNA oxidative demethylase AlkB, whose amino-acid sequence MIDLFSQLETREKLADGAVLLRGFALANEAEILNAMQVVENDAPFRNMTTPGGFRMSVAMTNCGSFGWVTDRKGYRYSAVDPETEKPWPSMPGAFRDLAESAAVEAGYPDFLPDACLINRYEPGAKMSLHQDKDEKDFKNPIVSVSLGLPATFQFGGLQRSDPVRKFVLHHGDVVVWGGPSRLFYHGIMPLKDGEYPQFGRNRYNLTFRKAK is encoded by the coding sequence ATGATTGATCTGTTTTCCCAGCTTGAAACTCGAGAAAAGCTTGCCGACGGCGCCGTTCTTTTGCGGGGATTTGCGCTCGCAAACGAAGCCGAAATTCTCAACGCCATGCAAGTCGTTGAGAATGATGCGCCTTTTCGGAATATGACGACGCCAGGCGGATTTCGCATGTCAGTCGCTATGACAAATTGCGGGTCCTTTGGCTGGGTGACGGACCGGAAGGGCTATCGTTACAGCGCCGTTGATCCTGAAACGGAAAAGCCGTGGCCTTCAATGCCGGGGGCATTTCGCGATCTTGCAGAAAGCGCAGCGGTCGAAGCTGGTTATCCTGATTTCTTACCGGATGCCTGTCTCATCAATCGGTATGAACCCGGCGCAAAAATGTCTTTGCATCAGGATAAGGACGAGAAGGATTTCAAAAATCCGATTGTTTCTGTGTCGCTGGGACTACCCGCGACATTTCAATTCGGCGGATTGCAGCGCAGTGATCCGGTGCGAAAATTCGTGCTGCACCACGGCGATGTGGTCGTTTGGGGCGGCCCATCCCGACTCTTCTATCATGGTATTATGCCATTGAAGGATGGAGAGTATCCGCAGTTTGGTCGAAATCGCTATAATCTTACATTCAGAAAAGCTAAATAA
- a CDS encoding Rrf2 family transcriptional regulator: MKKDSKLSGVLHVLLHMAEYKKPVTSEVLAKAMGTNPVVVRRVMSGLREQGYVSSEKGHGGGWEIACDLSKVTLHDIYNAIGKPSLLAMSNRTEMPGCLVEQAVNASLNKAFSDAEELLLKRFGEVTLAMLSADFHQCAIERGAAFDLETAHDAS; the protein is encoded by the coding sequence ATGAAAAAAGATAGTAAACTTTCGGGCGTCCTCCACGTCCTCCTTCACATGGCTGAGTATAAAAAGCCCGTAACCTCCGAAGTCCTCGCAAAAGCGATGGGCACCAATCCCGTTGTCGTGCGTCGCGTCATGAGTGGTTTGCGAGAGCAGGGTTATGTGAGCTCCGAAAAAGGTCATGGCGGCGGATGGGAGATCGCTTGCGATCTTAGCAAAGTCACGCTGCATGACATTTACAACGCCATTGGCAAACCGTCGCTGCTTGCGATGAGCAATCGTACGGAAATGCCGGGCTGCCTCGTCGAGCAGGCCGTCAACGCATCGCTCAACAAGGCGTTCAGCGATGCAGAAGAGCTTTTATTGAAACGTTTTGGCGAAGTGACACTCGCCATGTTGAGCGCGGATTTTCATCAGTGCGCGATTGAACGCGGCGCAGCTTTCGACTTGGAGACAGCCCATGACGCATCATGA